One Mycolicibacterium parafortuitum DNA segment encodes these proteins:
- a CDS encoding anthranilate synthase component I, whose amino-acid sequence MQTTADLTVTTSREDFRTLAAEHRVVPVTRKVLADSETPLSAYRKLAANRPGTFLLESAENGRSWSRWSFIGAGAPSALTVRDGEAVWLGVIPQDAPAGGDPLEALRSTLSLLETAPLSGLPPLSSGLVGFFAYDMVRRLERLPELTVDDLGLPDMMLLLATDIAAVDHHEGTITLIANAVNWNGTDERVDEAYDDAVARLDVMTAALAEPLASTVATFSRPAPQHRAQLTVQEYTKVVDKLVGDIEAGEAFQVVPSQRFEMDTDADPLDVYRMLRVTNPSPYMYLLNVPNSDGGLDFSIVGSSPEALVTVKDGRATTHPIAGTRWRGDTEEEDLLLEKELLSDEKELAEHLMLVDLGRNDLGRVCRPGTVKVEDYSHIERYSHVMHLVSTVTGLLADGRTALDAVTACFPAGTLSGAPKVRAMELIEEVEKTRRGLYGGVLGYLDFAGNADFAIAIRTALMRDGTAYVQAGGGVVADSNGPYEYNESANKARAVLAAIAAAETLREP is encoded by the coding sequence GTGCAGACGACCGCCGACCTGACCGTGACGACCTCGCGGGAGGACTTCCGGACGCTGGCCGCCGAGCATCGCGTGGTCCCGGTGACCCGCAAGGTGCTCGCCGACAGCGAGACGCCGTTGTCGGCGTATCGCAAGCTGGCCGCCAACCGGCCCGGAACGTTCCTGCTGGAGTCCGCGGAGAACGGGCGGTCGTGGTCGCGCTGGTCGTTCATCGGCGCGGGGGCACCGTCGGCTCTGACGGTGCGCGACGGCGAGGCGGTATGGCTCGGCGTCATCCCGCAGGACGCCCCCGCGGGCGGTGACCCGCTGGAGGCGCTGAGGTCGACGCTGTCGCTGCTGGAGACCGCCCCGTTGTCCGGTCTGCCGCCGTTGTCGTCGGGCCTGGTCGGGTTCTTCGCCTACGACATGGTGCGCCGGCTGGAGCGGCTGCCGGAGCTGACGGTCGACGACCTCGGGCTGCCGGACATGATGCTGTTGCTGGCCACCGACATCGCCGCCGTCGACCACCACGAGGGCACGATCACGCTGATCGCGAACGCGGTGAACTGGAACGGCACCGACGAGCGCGTCGACGAGGCCTATGACGACGCCGTCGCGCGGCTGGATGTGATGACCGCGGCGCTGGCCGAGCCGCTGGCCTCGACCGTGGCGACGTTCAGCCGGCCCGCCCCGCAGCATCGCGCGCAGCTGACCGTGCAGGAGTACACGAAGGTCGTCGACAAGCTGGTCGGCGACATCGAGGCCGGTGAGGCCTTCCAGGTGGTGCCGTCCCAGCGCTTCGAGATGGACACCGACGCGGACCCGCTGGATGTCTACCGGATGCTGCGGGTGACCAACCCCAGCCCGTACATGTACCTGCTCAACGTCCCGAACAGCGATGGGGGACTGGACTTCTCGATCGTGGGATCCAGCCCCGAGGCGCTCGTCACCGTCAAGGACGGGCGCGCCACCACGCACCCGATCGCCGGCACCCGGTGGCGCGGTGACACCGAGGAGGAAGACCTTCTCCTGGAGAAGGAACTGCTGTCCGACGAGAAGGAACTCGCCGAGCACCTGATGCTCGTCGATCTCGGCCGCAACGACCTGGGCCGCGTGTGCCGGCCGGGCACGGTGAAGGTCGAGGATTACAGCCACATCGAGCGCTACAGCCACGTGATGCACCTGGTGTCGACGGTGACCGGACTGCTCGCCGACGGCAGGACCGCGCTGGACGCCGTGACGGCCTGCTTCCCGGCCGGGACGCTGTCGGGTGCGCCGAAGGTGCGGGCGATGGAGCTCATCGAGGAGGTCGAGAAGACCCGCCGCGGCCTCTACGGCGGCGTGCTCGGCTATCTCGATTTTGCGGGCAACGCCGACTTCGCGATCGCGATCCGGACCGCGTTGATGCGCGACGGCACCGCCTACGTGCAGGCCGGTGGTGGCGTTGTCGCGGATTCCAACGGTCCGTACGAGTACAACGAGTCCGCGAACAAGGCGCGAGCGGTGCTCGCCGCGATCGCCGCCGCCGAGACGCTGAGAGAGCCGTGA